A DNA window from Phragmites australis chromosome 11, lpPhrAust1.1, whole genome shotgun sequence contains the following coding sequences:
- the LOC133885461 gene encoding uncharacterized protein LOC133885461, giving the protein MAATEALALQGVGDVDDDEASFFELELALTGHLSAGINDGEDEKGKENDAKGMELEYTIDGEELVPTVEAGHRGDAASEALRQLGTAARFRALVRKLRKPKAARAGHPAGGGAALAPEANRCLVKASAQAARQSSVGAVAAEERQAPKEAARKYLGKIATLARRSVGRDRPDPSPPFHPQTTVLPARNSRCETELRQACERLGISVAATPPPQWERRDDSLLQAQDCIASAIAHCKRSIACYDCVPSGPSTQ; this is encoded by the coding sequence ATGGCGGCCACCGAAGCGCTAGCGCTACAGGGAGTGGGAGATGTCGACGACGACGAGGCGTCGTTCTTTGAGCTCGAGCTCGCTCTGACCGGCCACCTGAGCGCGGGGATCAACGACGGAGAAGATGAAAAGGGTAAGGAGAACGATGCTAAGGGGATGGAGCTTGAATACACCATCGACGGTGAGGAGCTGGTGCCCACCGTGGAAGCTGGTCACCGTGGGGACGCGGCGTCGGAGGCATTGCGGCAGCTTGGCACGGCGGCAAGATTCCGCGCTCTCGTCCGCAAGCTGAGGAAGCCGAAGGCAGCGCGCGCGGGGCatccggccggcggcggtgctgctCTGGCGCCGGAGGCGAACCGGTGCCTTGTCAAGGCCAGCGCGCAGGCCGCGCGGCAGTCGAGCGTGGGCGCAGTCGCCGCCGAGGAGCGGCAGGCTCCAaaggaggcggcgcggaagtaCCTGGGAAAGATAGCGACCCTCGCACGCCGCAGTGTCGGGCGCGACAGACCGGACCCCTCGCCGCCGTTCCATCCCCAAACGACGGTCCTGCCCGCTCGCAACTCGCGATGCGAAACCGAGTTGAGGCAGGCGTGTGAGCGCCTGGGCATCTCCGTGGCTGCCACGCCGCCACCGCAGTGGGAGCGCCGCGACGACTCGCTGCTGCAGGCGCAGGATTGCATCGCGAGCGCCATTGCACACTGCAAGCGCTCCATTGCGTGCTATGACTGTGTGCCTTCAGGCCCCAGCACTCAGTGA